The following coding sequences are from one Archangium lipolyticum window:
- a CDS encoding GspE/PulE/PilB domain-containing protein, whose product MAQIKLGELLIKANVLQESQLKAALAEQAKWGGKLGEILVRMNLVSEDILVRALSKQLAIPAVNLDAVKEIAPHVLNRVPVQTARDFSVLPLQMRDDGKTLVVAISDPLNVRQLDELRAITKCRIVPNVAGRTAIARAMARFYEDQGELADADTNFKVVDAQGRTVVKHMDAPGGSAPAAAPAPTPAPMPLNPSRETPSVRGGGSPVDLLRSVEEVQRKEVAALKAMVELLIEKGVFTRDEYLAKVKR is encoded by the coding sequence ATGGCACAGATCAAGCTCGGTGAACTGCTGATCAAGGCGAACGTGCTCCAGGAGAGCCAGCTCAAGGCCGCGTTGGCGGAGCAGGCGAAATGGGGCGGAAAGCTGGGAGAGATCCTGGTCCGGATGAACCTCGTGTCCGAGGACATCCTGGTCCGGGCTCTGTCCAAGCAGCTCGCCATCCCCGCGGTGAACCTGGATGCGGTGAAGGAGATCGCTCCGCACGTGCTCAACCGGGTCCCGGTGCAGACGGCGCGGGACTTCTCGGTGCTGCCGCTGCAGATGCGCGACGACGGCAAGACGCTGGTGGTGGCGATCTCGGACCCGCTCAACGTGCGGCAGCTGGACGAGCTGCGCGCCATCACCAAGTGCCGCATCGTGCCCAACGTGGCCGGGCGCACGGCCATCGCGCGGGCCATGGCGCGCTTCTACGAGGACCAGGGCGAGCTGGCGGACGCGGACACCAACTTCAAGGTGGTGGACGCGCAGGGCCGCACGGTCGTCAAGCACATGGACGCCCCGGGCGGGAGTGCTCCCGCGGCGGCTCCAGCGCCCACCCCGGCTCCCATGCCGCTCAACCCGTCGCGCGAGACGCCGTCGGTACGCGGCGGCGGCAGCCCGGTGGATCTCCTGCGCAGCGTGGAGGAGGTGCAGCGCAAGGAGGTGGCGGCCCTCAAGGCCATGGTGGAGCTGCTCATCGAGAAGGGCGTCTTCACTCGCGACGAGTACCTGGCGAAGGTCAAGCGGTAG
- a CDS encoding DUF2085 domain-containing protein — protein MFWLSHHHAEEYNRTYLLGGVRVCARCLGTYPVLLAVMVGLFKARAPLVWHWDVPVVLGLTLPALVDWAVGRFRPASGSNAVRTLTGVLLGVALGRSLFIHVQRPLPAALLWQAGLVAVVALPVLLATFRGPRNE, from the coding sequence GTGTTCTGGCTCAGTCATCACCACGCGGAGGAGTACAACCGCACGTACCTGCTCGGCGGGGTGCGGGTGTGCGCGCGCTGTCTGGGGACGTACCCGGTGCTGCTGGCCGTGATGGTGGGCCTCTTCAAGGCACGGGCGCCCCTGGTGTGGCACTGGGACGTGCCGGTGGTGCTCGGGCTCACGCTGCCGGCGCTCGTGGACTGGGCGGTGGGCCGCTTCCGTCCGGCCAGTGGTTCCAACGCCGTGCGCACCCTCACCGGGGTGTTGCTGGGTGTAGCGCTCGGCCGTTCGTTGTTCATCCACGTGCAGCGGCCGCTGCCGGCGGCGCTGCTGTGGCAGGCCGGCCTGGTCGCGGTGGTCGCGCTCCCCGTGCTCCTCGCTACCTTCCGGGGGCCGAGGAACGAGTAG
- a CDS encoding RNA polymerase sigma factor — protein sequence MLGLETSDERLMLAFRAGDARAFEVLVRRHRTPVFNFILRFTSHRARAEDVLQETWLKVVRSASEYEAKAKFTTWLYTIARNLCVDSARKESYRQAASLEAPTTGAEGDEGRSLGEALPDEGMSPERGAYNARVRPLLERALASLPEEQREVFVLREYSGIPFKEIAEVTGVSENTVKSRMRYALEGLRRRLAELGVDGDLAEDGRTVAG from the coding sequence GTGTTGGGACTGGAGACCTCAGACGAACGGCTGATGCTCGCCTTCCGGGCGGGGGATGCGCGTGCGTTCGAGGTGCTGGTGCGCAGGCACCGGACACCGGTGTTCAACTTCATCCTCCGTTTCACCAGCCACCGTGCCCGGGCGGAAGACGTGCTGCAGGAGACGTGGCTGAAGGTGGTGCGCAGCGCTTCGGAGTACGAGGCGAAGGCGAAGTTCACCACCTGGCTCTACACGATTGCGAGGAACCTCTGCGTGGACAGCGCGCGCAAAGAGAGCTACCGGCAGGCGGCCTCGCTGGAGGCGCCCACGACGGGTGCCGAGGGCGACGAGGGCCGGTCCCTGGGTGAGGCCCTTCCGGACGAGGGGATGAGCCCGGAGCGTGGCGCCTACAACGCCCGCGTGCGGCCGCTGCTGGAGCGCGCGCTGGCCAGTCTCCCGGAAGAGCAGCGCGAGGTCTTCGTGTTGCGCGAGTACAGCGGCATCCCGTTCAAGGAGATCGCCGAGGTGACAGGAGTGTCCGAGAACACGGTGAAGAGCCGCATGCGCTATGCCCTCGAGGGGCTGCGCCGGAGGCTGGCCGAGCTCGGAGTGGACGGCGACCTGGCCGAGGACGGAAGGACGGTGGCGGGATGA
- a CDS encoding WD40 repeat domain-containing protein, which produces MNAQHEPITVANASRLQRVRQLGPAMPQSCGQNLAFAHRGTVLVSQESTRFGRLRWWNLHSGSDLATCSPDIPFKDSFAVLPGRELVVAVGLPTHEIPSPWRDQLVALSTRDGALQHQTRFYYALQTLCASEDGSLLAMMVDEGRGLLWDVERWRPLREMEATSRVFSSYGCALSPDNRFLAAAQSQSVPDEGPSGIQLWDATTGALLFLLPVRDPLVWDVAFHPTEPLLAVGTNGNDILVVDLETRRIVRTIDSPRAWRLSFSPDGSLLAVGGDGCGFHVHRFDTGARLFGANDDNDTQTSEAVFSPDGTCVAWGQGDHTVGLWAVAD; this is translated from the coding sequence ATGAACGCCCAGCACGAACCCATCACCGTGGCCAACGCTTCACGCCTCCAGCGCGTGAGGCAGCTCGGCCCCGCCATGCCCCAGAGCTGTGGACAGAATCTTGCCTTCGCCCACCGGGGGACCGTGCTGGTGTCCCAGGAGAGCACAAGGTTCGGGAGGCTCCGCTGGTGGAACCTGCACAGCGGCTCCGACCTGGCCACGTGCTCGCCCGACATCCCATTCAAGGACTCCTTCGCCGTGCTGCCCGGGAGAGAGCTCGTGGTGGCCGTGGGACTGCCCACCCATGAGATCCCCTCGCCCTGGCGAGACCAGCTCGTGGCTCTGTCCACGCGGGACGGTGCGCTCCAGCACCAGACGCGCTTTTATTACGCCCTCCAGACCCTGTGCGCCTCCGAGGATGGCTCCCTGCTGGCGATGATGGTGGACGAAGGACGAGGGCTGCTGTGGGACGTGGAGCGCTGGCGTCCCCTGCGCGAAATGGAGGCGACATCCAGGGTCTTTTCCTCTTATGGCTGTGCCCTCTCGCCCGACAACCGTTTCCTGGCGGCGGCACAGAGCCAGAGTGTCCCCGACGAAGGTCCCAGTGGCATCCAGCTCTGGGATGCCACCACGGGGGCCCTTCTGTTCCTGCTTCCCGTACGAGATCCCCTTGTCTGGGACGTGGCATTCCACCCCACGGAGCCTCTGCTCGCCGTGGGGACGAACGGGAATGACATCCTCGTGGTGGACCTCGAGACGCGGCGCATCGTGCGAACGATCGACAGTCCCCGAGCCTGGCGCCTGAGCTTCAGCCCCGACGGCTCGCTGCTGGCAGTGGGGGGAGACGGTTGCGGCTTTCACGTGCACCGCTTCGACACCGGCGCCCGGCTCTTCGGTGCCAACGACGACAACGACACGCAGACGAGCGAGGCGGTCTTCTCGCCCGACGGCACCTGCGTGGCCTGGGGCCAGGGCGACCACACCGTGGGCCTGTGGGCCGTGGCGGACTGA
- a CDS encoding GspE/PulE/PilB domain-containing protein, whose product MRKKIGELLIESGAVSQEQVRKALGQQRTHGHGRRLGSVIITLGFASPAAVARALAHQFSLPFVELPEIAEHVRSIVSLDFQAEHRIVPFRIEREGRSERLHVAVDDPSDLSIVDELSFQLNKPIRVYVAAEDDLDRALDLVRGQVVEPLALGEESGEELELENSTPMVAGGWQGHAPRAASQSAAAMLDWELPPAPPLPPLTEDDDITLITPRSVLKPKPPAPPPFDEEDDEITLITPRAPVKPKASASPPPPPPQESEDVLDELLGEPESEPKGRPAPPMLSAPPVLIPTPATPAKGVPVVVFGGAAQGLPQPPPPPDLSDISEEDLKVLEEIERIADGDEATLHTEKVKPARMVASLIRLLIRKRVIHEEEFLEELSRK is encoded by the coding sequence ATGCGCAAGAAGATCGGCGAGCTCCTCATCGAGTCCGGAGCTGTCAGTCAGGAGCAGGTCCGCAAGGCGCTCGGCCAGCAGCGGACCCATGGTCACGGCCGGCGGCTGGGCTCGGTCATCATCACCCTGGGCTTCGCCTCTCCCGCGGCGGTGGCCAGGGCGCTGGCGCACCAGTTCAGTCTGCCCTTCGTGGAGCTTCCGGAGATTGCCGAGCACGTGCGCTCGATCGTCTCGCTCGACTTCCAGGCCGAGCACCGCATCGTCCCGTTCCGGATCGAGCGGGAAGGGCGGAGCGAGCGGCTGCACGTGGCGGTGGATGATCCCTCGGACCTGTCCATCGTGGACGAGCTGAGCTTCCAGCTCAACAAGCCCATCCGGGTGTACGTGGCCGCCGAGGACGACCTCGATCGCGCGTTGGATCTCGTGCGGGGCCAGGTGGTGGAGCCCCTCGCGCTGGGCGAGGAGTCCGGTGAGGAGTTGGAGCTGGAGAACAGCACCCCCATGGTGGCGGGGGGCTGGCAGGGTCACGCCCCGAGGGCCGCGTCGCAGTCGGCGGCGGCCATGCTCGACTGGGAGCTGCCGCCGGCACCACCCCTCCCTCCGCTCACGGAAGACGACGACATCACGCTCATCACCCCGAGGTCCGTCTTGAAGCCAAAGCCCCCGGCACCGCCACCGTTCGATGAGGAGGACGATGAAATCACCCTCATCACGCCTCGGGCCCCGGTGAAGCCGAAGGCCTCCGCGAGCCCGCCGCCTCCTCCGCCGCAGGAGAGCGAGGATGTCCTCGATGAGCTGCTCGGCGAGCCCGAGTCCGAGCCCAAGGGCCGGCCCGCCCCGCCCATGCTGTCGGCCCCGCCCGTGTTGATTCCCACGCCCGCCACACCCGCCAAGGGGGTGCCGGTGGTCGTCTTTGGCGGTGCCGCCCAGGGTCTGCCGCAGCCGCCTCCGCCTCCGGATCTCTCCGACATCTCCGAAGAGGACCTGAAGGTGCTCGAGGAGATCGAGCGGATCGCGGATGGGGACGAGGCGACGCTGCATACGGAGAAGGTGAAGCCCGCGCGCATGGTGGCCAGCCTCATCCGCCTGCTCATCCGCAAGCGTGTCATCCACGAGGAGGAGTTCCTGGAGGAGCTGTCCCGGAAGTGA
- a CDS encoding DUF4292 domain-containing protein, whose amino-acid sequence MNRAAAAIFLALICSGCPKRIDFGPRGQITDAQELFQLTRSAQGRVVSLQGDGKLRVESPQGTGSVSAYLAAMRPGLLRVEMFDFFNRPVAVLVTDGQRFGLFQAQENTFYQGPATPRNLSRFLPVALPSEELVSVMLGQVPFIPAERMTLSLDEKERVYVLTLQQGAVSQVLRIQPGNLRVVRSEVRGTRAYDLEYDHFKEHGEFVLPHEVKLLASTADTSLGLRYTDITLNESPDLTLFDLSAPEGVRVVEVDEEGQSLPPVSLPPASPGS is encoded by the coding sequence ATGAACCGCGCAGCCGCAGCAATCTTCCTGGCCCTCATCTGTTCAGGCTGTCCCAAGCGCATCGATTTCGGCCCCCGGGGGCAGATCACGGACGCTCAGGAGCTCTTCCAGCTCACCCGCTCGGCCCAGGGGCGGGTGGTCTCCCTCCAGGGGGACGGGAAGCTCCGGGTGGAGTCCCCCCAGGGGACGGGGAGTGTCTCCGCGTACCTGGCCGCCATGCGGCCGGGCCTGCTGCGCGTGGAGATGTTCGATTTCTTCAACCGGCCCGTCGCCGTCCTGGTGACGGACGGGCAACGGTTCGGCCTCTTCCAGGCCCAGGAGAACACCTTCTACCAGGGGCCGGCGACCCCTCGGAACCTGTCGCGCTTCCTGCCCGTGGCCCTGCCGAGCGAGGAGCTCGTCTCCGTGATGCTCGGCCAGGTGCCCTTCATCCCCGCCGAGCGGATGACACTCTCGCTGGACGAGAAGGAGCGGGTCTACGTCCTCACGCTCCAGCAGGGGGCGGTGTCCCAGGTGCTCCGGATCCAACCCGGGAACCTCCGGGTGGTGCGCAGCGAGGTGCGGGGGACCCGGGCCTATGACCTCGAGTACGACCACTTCAAGGAGCACGGGGAATTCGTCCTGCCCCACGAGGTGAAGCTCCTGGCCTCCACGGCGGACACGTCCCTGGGCCTGCGCTACACCGACATCACCCTCAACGAGTCTCCGGACCTCACGCTGTTCGACCTCTCCGCCCCCGAGGGGGTGCGTGTGGTGGAGGTGGACGAGGAGGGCCAGTCGCTGCCCCCCGTCTCCCTGCCGCCCGCCTCGCCCGGCTCTTGA
- a CDS encoding ABC transporter ATP-binding protein yields the protein MSEPLLDVRGLKTQLSLEEGPVLAVDDVSFSIPPGGTLGVVGESGCGKSLTALSVMRLVPEPPGRVVGGRILFQGEDLLALPEGKMRRVRGRHLSMVFQEPMTSLNPVYTVGEQIAEGVRLHQGLSRAAAREHAVEMLRQVGIPAPEQRVDGYPHQLSGGMRQRVMIAMALACGPELLIADEPTTALDVTIQAQILELLKRLQAERHMAVMLITHDLGVVAESCDAVVVMYAGRVVERAPVKALFRQPAHPYTAGLLRSIPALHEAGEAGERRRLKTIPGMVPSLRRLPGGCRFRDRCERALDICAKVEPALEPKRDGQEAACHNPVPVP from the coding sequence ATGTCCGAGCCCCTCCTCGACGTGCGTGGCCTGAAGACCCAGCTCTCCCTGGAGGAGGGCCCGGTGCTGGCCGTGGACGACGTGTCCTTCTCCATCCCGCCCGGAGGCACGCTGGGGGTGGTGGGGGAGAGCGGTTGTGGCAAGAGTCTCACCGCGCTCTCGGTGATGCGGCTGGTGCCGGAGCCGCCCGGCCGGGTGGTGGGCGGGCGGATCCTCTTCCAGGGAGAGGACCTGCTCGCGCTCCCCGAGGGGAAGATGCGCCGCGTCCGGGGGCGCCACCTCTCCATGGTCTTCCAGGAGCCGATGACCTCGCTCAACCCCGTCTACACGGTGGGCGAGCAGATCGCCGAGGGCGTGCGGCTGCACCAGGGCCTGTCGCGAGCCGCCGCGCGTGAGCACGCGGTGGAGATGCTGCGGCAGGTGGGCATTCCCGCCCCCGAGCAGCGCGTGGACGGCTATCCGCACCAGCTCTCGGGAGGCATGAGGCAGCGGGTGATGATCGCCATGGCGCTCGCGTGCGGCCCGGAGCTGCTCATCGCGGACGAGCCCACCACGGCGCTGGACGTCACCATCCAGGCGCAGATCCTCGAGTTGCTGAAGCGGCTGCAGGCCGAGCGCCACATGGCGGTGATGCTGATCACGCATGACCTGGGCGTGGTGGCCGAGAGCTGTGACGCGGTGGTGGTGATGTACGCGGGCCGCGTGGTGGAGCGGGCGCCGGTGAAGGCGCTGTTCCGCCAGCCGGCGCACCCGTACACGGCGGGGCTGCTGCGCTCCATTCCGGCGCTCCACGAGGCGGGAGAGGCGGGGGAGCGCCGGCGATTGAAGACGATTCCCGGCATGGTGCCGAGCCTCCGCCGGTTGCCCGGGGGCTGCCGTTTCCGCGACCGCTGTGAGCGCGCTTTGGACATTTGCGCGAAGGTGGAGCCGGCCCTGGAGCCCAAGCGCGATGGCCAGGAGGCCGCGTGCCACAACCCGGTGCCCGTGCCATGA
- a CDS encoding ExbD/TolR family protein, which produces MAMGKVPGDSEGEDVGFAEINITPLTDVMLVLLIIFMVTSSVIVQQSPSGGAQQGLKVNLPKGGSTDVTARATDLSVAVLSDGRFVLSGNVVNEDELKRAFAEAQKKNPDTIVIVQADEGVPHGTVVQVMELAKSVGLGQLAIGVREAQ; this is translated from the coding sequence ATGGCGATGGGCAAGGTTCCCGGTGATTCCGAGGGCGAGGACGTCGGCTTCGCGGAGATCAACATCACCCCGCTCACCGACGTCATGCTCGTGCTCCTCATCATCTTCATGGTGACGAGCTCGGTCATCGTGCAGCAGTCACCCAGCGGTGGTGCCCAGCAGGGTCTCAAGGTGAACCTGCCCAAGGGCGGCAGCACGGACGTCACCGCGCGCGCCACGGATCTGTCCGTGGCCGTTCTCTCGGATGGGCGCTTCGTCCTCTCCGGCAACGTGGTCAACGAGGACGAGCTCAAGCGCGCCTTCGCCGAGGCCCAGAAGAAGAACCCGGACACCATCGTCATCGTCCAGGCCGACGAGGGCGTCCCCCACGGCACCGTGGTGCAGGTGATGGAGCTGGCCAAGAGCGTCGGGCTCGGGCAGCTCGCCATCGGCGTTCGCGAGGCGCAGTAG
- a CDS encoding zf-HC2 domain-containing protein, producing the protein MKPQGSHAHEDRLLDFAYDELPPTEAQQMEQHVQGCARCSEALHGIRGVRTTMSRLPLESAPDAGLESLMAYAQQAARRSAAGPEPAPRWWRRLLAPALGMAAVSVFGVVVFQVNREVELSPVPSQKAIAQERISGENKDETSPPVPPPAPAAPVSPRAEQLHAQFDEEMRGRADWSNAGAGSPGGLPEKKVARGDDKGLGSFGGYSTKGTSRAKREVAVSKSLPSPSTAPRAEPTPDWDGAQAQEQVEAAPAIIDGPIPGGSQQAVRYEPSGNALKIGGSTARPTSVESVASADDYAQRQAPGRAQAPAAMSPPPPPPPMEQPSIAAGAVVRAEGMEARKAEEAESPREKASAAKRAPSPAELLRQADVASRSGDKEQEVAFLRAALTAGAQGAQLVDALSRLCEAEFELGRRQSAIDICRRLIREAPGSRAARLAQSRLEGELLSPADEAGSESKSAAPETK; encoded by the coding sequence ATGAAGCCCCAGGGCAGCCATGCACACGAGGATCGGCTGTTGGACTTCGCCTATGACGAGCTTCCGCCCACGGAGGCCCAGCAGATGGAGCAGCACGTGCAGGGCTGTGCGCGCTGCTCGGAGGCACTCCACGGCATTCGAGGGGTCCGCACCACCATGTCCCGGCTGCCGTTGGAGTCCGCGCCGGACGCGGGGTTGGAATCGCTGATGGCGTACGCGCAGCAGGCCGCGCGCCGGTCCGCGGCGGGGCCCGAGCCGGCGCCTCGCTGGTGGCGCCGCCTGCTGGCGCCCGCGCTGGGCATGGCGGCCGTGAGTGTCTTCGGGGTGGTGGTCTTCCAGGTGAACCGGGAGGTGGAACTGAGCCCGGTGCCGAGCCAGAAGGCGATCGCGCAGGAGCGGATCTCCGGCGAGAACAAGGACGAGACGAGCCCCCCGGTCCCCCCGCCAGCGCCCGCCGCGCCGGTCTCTCCCAGGGCCGAGCAGCTCCACGCGCAGTTCGACGAGGAGATGCGCGGGCGGGCGGACTGGTCCAACGCGGGGGCGGGCAGCCCGGGTGGTCTGCCGGAGAAGAAGGTCGCGAGAGGGGACGACAAGGGCCTGGGGAGCTTCGGGGGGTACTCGACGAAGGGGACATCGAGGGCCAAGCGCGAAGTGGCCGTGAGCAAGAGCCTGCCCTCGCCGTCGACCGCTCCGCGTGCTGAGCCCACTCCGGACTGGGATGGTGCGCAGGCACAAGAGCAGGTGGAGGCGGCCCCTGCGATAATAGATGGCCCCATTCCTGGCGGGTCTCAGCAGGCCGTGCGGTACGAGCCATCGGGCAATGCGTTGAAGATCGGCGGCTCCACCGCGCGTCCGACGTCGGTGGAGAGCGTCGCCTCGGCCGATGACTACGCGCAGCGGCAGGCCCCCGGGCGAGCCCAGGCACCAGCCGCCATGTCGCCGCCCCCGCCGCCCCCCCCGATGGAACAGCCTTCCATTGCGGCTGGGGCCGTGGTCCGGGCGGAGGGCATGGAAGCCCGGAAGGCGGAGGAGGCCGAGAGCCCGCGCGAGAAGGCCAGCGCCGCGAAGAGGGCACCTTCGCCGGCGGAGCTCTTGAGGCAGGCCGATGTGGCCTCGCGTTCCGGGGACAAGGAGCAGGAGGTTGCCTTCCTGCGTGCGGCGCTGACCGCCGGAGCCCAAGGGGCGCAGTTGGTGGATGCGCTCTCCCGACTCTGTGAGGCGGAGTTCGAGCTGGGCCGGCGTCAGAGCGCCATCGACATCTGCAGACGGCTGATCAGGGAGGCACCCGGCTCGCGGGCGGCCCGGCTCGCGCAGAGCCGGCTGGAGGGCGAGCTCCTGTCGCCCGCGGACGAGGCCGGCAGCGAGTCCAAGAGCGCCGCCCCCGAGACGAAGTAG
- a CDS encoding ABC transporter ATP-binding protein — translation MTEPLLRVRDLKTHFPVRGGLLGRVRGTVKAVDGVGFDVRRGETLGLVGESGCGKSTLGRTLLRLVEPTEGSIRFEGRELTGLSQRELRPLRRRMQLVFQDPYASLNPRMSVREILGEPFAIHGLERGREREAKVAELLDLMGLPRDALDRYPHEFSGGQRQRIGIARAIALRPDLVVADEPISALDVSIQAQIVNLLVDLQRELGLTYVFIAHDLKIVEYVSTRVAVMYLGRIVELADAADLYRRPRHPYTQALLSAVPVPDPERKRTRIILQGDVPSPLAPPPGCTFHPRCPYAMERCRRETPPLYTLDNGHTSACFLVEEDARRVTPGGPEAGAPPVSGG, via the coding sequence ATGACCGAGCCCCTGCTGCGAGTGAGAGATCTGAAGACGCACTTCCCGGTGCGTGGGGGGCTGCTGGGGCGCGTGCGAGGCACGGTGAAGGCGGTGGACGGGGTGGGCTTCGACGTGCGGCGCGGCGAGACGCTCGGTCTGGTGGGTGAGAGCGGCTGCGGCAAGAGCACCCTGGGGCGCACGCTGCTGCGGCTCGTGGAGCCCACCGAGGGCTCCATCCGTTTCGAGGGGCGTGAGCTGACGGGCCTCTCCCAGCGCGAGCTGCGCCCCCTGCGGCGGCGGATGCAGCTCGTCTTCCAGGATCCGTACGCCTCGCTCAACCCGCGCATGTCGGTGCGGGAGATTCTGGGCGAGCCCTTCGCCATCCACGGGCTGGAGCGTGGCCGTGAGCGCGAGGCGAAGGTGGCCGAGCTGTTGGATCTCATGGGCCTGCCGCGGGACGCGCTGGACCGCTATCCGCACGAGTTCTCGGGCGGCCAGCGCCAGCGCATCGGCATCGCCCGGGCGATCGCGCTGAGGCCGGACCTGGTCGTCGCCGACGAGCCCATCAGCGCGCTGGACGTCTCCATCCAGGCGCAGATCGTCAACCTGCTGGTGGACCTGCAGCGAGAGCTGGGGCTCACCTACGTCTTCATCGCGCACGACCTGAAGATCGTCGAGTACGTGTCCACCCGCGTGGCGGTGATGTACCTGGGCCGCATCGTGGAGCTGGCGGACGCGGCGGACCTCTACCGGAGGCCGAGGCACCCGTACACCCAGGCGCTGTTGTCGGCGGTGCCGGTGCCGGACCCGGAGCGCAAGCGGACGCGCATCATCCTCCAGGGGGACGTGCCGTCGCCGCTCGCGCCGCCGCCCGGATGCACCTTCCACCCTCGCTGCCCGTACGCGATGGAGCGGTGCCGGCGCGAGACGCCGCCGCTCTACACGTTGGACAACGGGCACACGTCCGCGTGCTTCCTGGTGGAGGAAGACGCGCGGCGGGTTACCCCGGGCGGGCCGGAAGCGGGCGCTCCACCGGTCTCGGGAGGGTAG
- a CDS encoding MotA/TolQ/ExbB proton channel family protein, which translates to MSLSDILHYLRIGGFTLASLLLASVVALVVAIERLIALWGVSERSRALGEVVNKHLLRGDVAAARTAAERSDAAVADIFIAGLDRFERTRGSCDGVDSAVERERAQVGLRLRRSLWILATIGSLTPFVGLFGTVAGIMRSFKDLGLDVQAGGTGGTAAVMTGISEALVATAVGILVAVQAMAFYNYFQARLSRVLVELRLLGDEFVELLRERPVTAPSVPSSTAAAPAPVEARSLPEA; encoded by the coding sequence ATGAGCCTCTCCGACATCCTCCACTACCTGCGCATCGGCGGCTTCACACTCGCCTCCCTCCTCCTCGCCTCCGTGGTCGCACTGGTCGTGGCCATCGAGCGGTTGATCGCCCTCTGGGGGGTGAGCGAGCGCTCCCGGGCGCTCGGGGAGGTCGTCAACAAGCACCTGCTGCGCGGAGATGTCGCCGCCGCCCGCACGGCCGCCGAGCGCTCGGACGCCGCCGTGGCGGACATCTTCATCGCCGGCCTGGACCGCTTCGAGCGCACCCGGGGCTCCTGTGATGGGGTGGACTCGGCCGTGGAGCGCGAGCGCGCCCAGGTGGGCCTGAGGCTGCGCCGCAGCCTGTGGATCCTCGCCACCATCGGCTCGCTGACCCCGTTCGTGGGCCTCTTCGGCACCGTGGCCGGCATCATGCGGTCCTTCAAGGACCTGGGCCTGGACGTTCAGGCTGGCGGCACCGGCGGCACCGCCGCGGTGATGACGGGCATCTCCGAGGCCCTCGTGGCCACCGCGGTGGGTATCCTCGTCGCCGTGCAGGCCATGGCCTTCTACAACTACTTCCAGGCGCGGCTGTCCCGCGTCCTCGTGGAGCTACGGCTGCTCGGTGACGAGTTCGTCGAGCTGCTCCGCGAGCGTCCCGTGACCGCGCCGTCCGTCCCCTCCTCCACCGCCGCTGCTCCGGCCCCGGTGGAAGCGCGTTCCCTGCCGGAAGCCTGA